The proteins below come from a single Xenopus tropicalis strain Nigerian chromosome 9, UCB_Xtro_10.0, whole genome shotgun sequence genomic window:
- the LOC733461 gene encoding uncharacterized protein LOC733461 precursor (The RefSeq protein has 3 substitutions compared to this genomic sequence) has product MKLLVALLIVLLSVLLQVTKPATAQGLQCYSCNAPPPNCYKKKIITCEPGQDRCVKTTTKIVDYDGSPNEKNEFDKFMNVLVWERVCMTAKECEAYKQRTKIRNVTCCNTNLCNA; this is encoded by the exons ATGAAGCTGTTGGTCGCTCTCCTTATCGTGTTGCTGTCAGTCCTGCTTCAGG TGACAAAGCCAGCAGCTGCACAAG GGTTAAAATGCTATTCTTGCAACGCCCCCCCTCCCAACTGttacaaaaagaaaattattacCTGTGAACCTGGACAAGATAGGTGCGTGAAAACCACCACAAAAATTGTAGACTATGACGGCTCTCCCAACGAGAAGAACGAATTCGACAAATTCATGAATGTTCTGG TGTGGGAGCGGGTCTGTATGACTGCCAAGGAGTGTGAAGCCTATAAGCAACGCACCAAAATAAGAGATGTGACCTGCTGCAACACAAATCTGTGCAATGCTTGA